In Arthrobacter sp. SLBN-112, a genomic segment contains:
- a CDS encoding UBP-type zinc finger domain-containing protein — protein sequence MSYPPGINPSAVPSGTGCADCENEGGWWFHLRRCAQCGNIGCCDSSPSQHASAHAAATGHEFVSSFEHGEDWFWNYTTEQYYEGPVLAPPQHHPLSQPVPGPAGRLPDDWERFLH from the coding sequence ATGAGCTACCCACCAGGAATTAACCCCTCCGCGGTGCCGAGCGGCACGGGGTGCGCCGACTGCGAGAACGAAGGAGGATGGTGGTTCCATCTACGCCGCTGCGCTCAGTGCGGAAACATTGGTTGCTGTGACTCCTCGCCCTCCCAGCACGCAAGTGCGCACGCCGCCGCCACCGGCCATGAATTTGTCAGTTCCTTCGAGCATGGTGAGGACTGGTTTTGGAACTACACTACCGAGCAGTACTACGAAGGTCCGGTTCTGGCCCCTCCCCAACACCATCCGCTCAGCCAGCCCGTTCCGGGACCGGCAGGGCGCTTACCGGATGACTGGGAGCGCTTTTTGCACTGA
- a CDS encoding AraC family transcriptional regulator, with the protein MERAHGFQNQRLVVVPRPLVLEALRRPITRSLVVTDAGVFPAAEDHGRYRPQGAEETIVILCVDGRGWVETAGARTDVGKGSAVVLPGGTGEAHAYGAAKDDPWTIWWCHVRGTDAAELVEGAGITPGRCIVPVVSVDRLTAMLDEIISALEKDQSPARLVATAGMAWKLLATLAVDRRVPEKGTPLQQAMNYLEERVDGAIRLADLAALVGVSSSHLSKLFREATGGGVLAHHTALKMARARHLLDTTGLTIAQVGRSVGLQDQFYFSRQFRRLHGVSPSAYRAERKG; encoded by the coding sequence ATGGAGCGGGCGCATGGTTTCCAGAACCAGCGGCTGGTGGTGGTGCCCCGGCCGCTGGTCCTCGAAGCTCTCAGGCGTCCCATAACCCGCAGCCTGGTGGTCACCGACGCCGGCGTGTTTCCCGCCGCGGAGGACCACGGCCGCTACCGGCCGCAGGGCGCGGAGGAAACCATCGTCATCCTGTGTGTTGACGGACGGGGGTGGGTGGAAACCGCCGGTGCGCGGACCGACGTCGGCAAGGGTTCCGCCGTCGTCCTTCCTGGCGGCACAGGCGAGGCGCATGCGTACGGTGCCGCCAAGGATGATCCATGGACGATCTGGTGGTGCCACGTCCGGGGGACGGATGCGGCGGAGCTGGTTGAAGGTGCCGGTATCACGCCGGGCCGGTGCATCGTTCCGGTGGTGTCGGTGGACCGGTTGACGGCGATGCTGGATGAAATCATCAGTGCCCTGGAGAAGGACCAGTCGCCCGCCCGGTTGGTGGCCACGGCGGGGATGGCGTGGAAGCTGCTGGCCACGTTGGCCGTGGACCGCCGCGTTCCGGAAAAGGGGACCCCGCTGCAGCAGGCGATGAACTACCTGGAAGAGCGGGTGGACGGTGCCATCCGGTTGGCTGACCTGGCCGCCTTGGTGGGTGTTTCGTCGTCGCACTTGAGCAAGCTGTTCCGGGAGGCGACCGGCGGGGGAGTGCTGGCGCACCATACGGCGCTGAAGATGGCGCGGGCGCGGCATTTGCTCGATACCACCGGCCTGACCATCGCGCAGGTGGGCCGCAGCGTGGGGCTGCAGGACCAGTTCTACTTCTCCCGGCAGTTCCGCAGGCTGCACGGGGTCAGCCCCAGCGCGTACAGGGCGGAGCGGAAGGGGTAG
- a CDS encoding DUF5996 family protein, with the protein MREISRLLGMGEMNTDGSGTWPYLPTAQWQDTRDTLQLFTQMVGKVSLAHSPLVNHWWNCSLRVTARGLSTVLMPHPGGQRFQIDLDFQAHRLEIVTTSGAARSFGLVSLSVADFYTHLLHCLSELNLTTEFWPVPVEISGAVPFPDDSTHASYDPEPVRRFWLILVEAERVFTIFRGRFLGKASPVQLFWGSLDLAVSRFSGRPAPPHPGGAPNCGPLVMLEAYSHEVNSAGYWPGGGPEGIFFSYIYPEPEGFRDFPIRPAGAYFSTELSEFVLPYALVRTAEDPEATLLEFLQSTYEAAAICASWDRAALERRG; encoded by the coding sequence TTGCGCGAGATTTCACGGCTGCTCGGAATGGGTGAGATGAACACGGATGGCTCAGGGACGTGGCCTTATCTGCCAACGGCCCAGTGGCAGGACACGCGCGACACCCTGCAGTTGTTCACCCAGATGGTCGGGAAGGTAAGCCTGGCTCACTCGCCGCTGGTTAATCACTGGTGGAACTGCAGTCTCCGTGTGACGGCCCGTGGGCTTTCCACCGTGCTGATGCCCCACCCGGGGGGTCAAAGGTTCCAGATCGATTTGGACTTTCAGGCCCATCGTCTAGAGATTGTGACCACGTCCGGCGCGGCGCGCTCATTCGGTCTCGTCTCCCTCTCCGTCGCGGACTTCTACACCCACCTGCTCCATTGCCTGAGCGAGCTGAATTTGACCACGGAATTTTGGCCTGTTCCGGTGGAGATTTCCGGTGCGGTTCCCTTCCCTGACGACTCGACGCATGCATCCTACGACCCCGAGCCGGTCCGTCGTTTCTGGCTTATCCTGGTCGAGGCCGAGCGTGTTTTCACAATCTTCCGCGGGCGATTCCTGGGCAAAGCCAGCCCGGTCCAACTGTTCTGGGGGTCCTTGGACCTCGCAGTAAGTCGTTTCTCCGGCAGGCCTGCGCCGCCTCATCCTGGCGGTGCGCCGAACTGTGGACCCCTTGTAATGCTTGAAGCGTATTCCCACGAGGTGAACAGTGCCGGTTACTGGCCCGGGGGCGGGCCCGAGGGCATTTTTTTCTCGTACATTTACCCCGAACCGGAGGGGTTCCGAGATTTTCCGATTAGACCTGCCGGCGCCTATTTCAGTACCGAGCTCAGTGAATTCGTGCTGCCCTACGCGCTGGTGCGGACTGCAGAGGATCCCGAGGCCACACTCCTTGAGTTCCTTCAGAGCACCTATGAGGCCGCCGCGATTTGTGCAAGCTGGGACCGTGCAGCCCTGGAACGCCGAGGCTGA